A segment of the Fimbriimonadia bacterium genome:
CCTCCCGGATCGCGAGGACCCGACGCGGCGTTAGAGCATGCAATCCGCAACGCCGCGTTCGTTGCACGTGAGCTACTCGCGGTGGGTGCTGCAGTTCGCCTGACCGGCCAGGGAATCACAGGGCCTTGCACCGAGATGCGCCGAGGCAAGCGGCACTATCGTCGCATCCTGGAAGGCCTTGGAGGGATTGAGGCCGACTACACCGATCTTACGAGCTATGTCCAACAGGTGCAACCCAACCTCGGTCCCGACAGCGCCGTGTATCTGTTCACCGCAGATTCAGACGGAGCCGCGGCATGCGTGAGACGGTTCGGTGGTGCACGAATGATCGTGTACCTTTACAGGCATCCCGGTGACCGAGCGGATCGGGCTGACGCCCTGAGACGGTTGGGAGCGGTGGTGATCGAGGTACCACCGACCAGCGGCGAGGCAGCAACATGAGAAGCGAAGCTTTGAGAAGCACGCTGTCGCGCCTGCCGGACTACCTAGCCACCTGGGTCTTCATGGCGGCTGCGATCGTCGCGCTTCATGCAGCACTCGAGGCTCCGGGAGAAGGGCTCCGTGTCGCTGGCTTGCTCGGGGTCGGGTGCTTGGTCAGCCTGGTTCTACGGCTGGCAGGCTCGGCGGCAGGCGTCCTGTTCCTCGGCCCATACGTGTGCGGTGTGCTCGGAGCCATCGGTTGGATTGCACCCTATCCCATCGGGGCCGAAATGTCGGACTTTGCCGCCGTGCACCTAGCCGTCGGCGCTCGCGTCGTGTGGCTGCTGGTGCTGCGTAGCTTCGTAATGGTAACGGACGGCGACATGCTGTTTCAGGCGGTTCCGTCCATGGCGCTGCTCGGTATCGCCGCAACCTACTCCGATGCTGCTTGGCTTCCCTTGTTGTTCCTCGTCTTCCTCGCGGGCGCAGTCTTCGCGCTTTCGCGTTCACACATTCGCGCCATCGGAGCGGGCAGGGTGCATCGCTCGGTTGCGGCGGGCCCTGTGTACGCCCTGACGGGTGCCGCGGTGGTGGCGGGCGTCGCCTTCGTGCTAGCCCCCCTGGTCGGTCTCGGCGTCGAGAAGCTGGTGCCTGCGAGGGTGTTCATCGGGCCAGGACCGAGGCAGGCCGTGACCCTGCCCACCGCAGGCGACGCCGCCGAGTTGGAGATTGGGGTCGGTGGCCATTCGAGCACGGACCTGCAGGTCCTTCGGGTGCGGGCAGATAGGCCGCTTTATCTGCGCGAGAGGGCCTTCCACGACTACAACGGTATGGGCTGGCGATCCGGCGTGATAGGGCCTCAGACTGTCTTTCCATCCACCCCCGGGGTGTTCGATCTGAACCTCGGGTTTCGCCTGGACGACACTCTCGCCCGAGAAGAGGTCTCCTACGAGGTCGAGGTGACACGTGGAAGTCACCAGATGCTGTACTTGGCAGGGGAACCGACCGAAGTCGAGATCGACTCCCCCGTGCTGTTCTTCGCATTCCGAGACTTCGTACGACCGAATCGAGACATGCTTGCCGGTGAGAGGTATCGAGCGCACTCAGCGGTGCCGCTGCATAGGCGACTGGGCAACGCCGGCGCCGAGCGACGGCGCTTTGCACTTCGGTATATGCAGCTTCCCGAGACCCGCTCGCCCGAACTTCGGGCACTCGCCACTCGCGTCACGGCTCGCGCTCGAAACGACTATCAGCGAGTTCAGATGCTGCGGGATTACATCTCGCGCACCTGTGGCTATACACTTCAGGACGCGCCGCTGAACTCGCGCACCGACCGCGTGAGCGAGTTCCTTTTCGAGCGAAAGAAGGGCTACTGCGACTCCTTCGCCTCTGCCCTCGCGGTGCTGTGCCGCGAACTCCGCCTTCCCGCTCGCGTGGTTAGGGGCTACGCACCGGGCGACTTCGACCGCAACTCGGGCACCTATGTCATCCGCGAGAAGCACCTGCACCTGTGGACCGAGGTGCTGTTCGAGGGAGTTGGGTGGGTCATCTTCGATGCCACGGAGGGTGCGCGCAACTTGGACGAAGAGGCAGGGCCGGCCGCTGCGCTTGCCGCAGATCAGGAGTTCTGGCGATCGCCTTGGTGGTCGCTCGTTCTGGATGTCGCCATCGGGCTGATCGCAGCCTACATTCTGTTGTCGCTCTGGATAGCCAGGCTACGTGCTACACGAGTGCAGGACGCGAGGAGCGCAGTCGGAAGGCAATACGCCCGGTTCCTGAGAAGCCTGCGTCGGGTCGGCCTTCCCAGCCGCGAGCCGCATCTGACACCCATCGAACACCTCCGCTTTATCGAGCCACACCTGCCCCCATCGCTCGCACCTCTGGCTGCTGCCGTGGTGGAGGGCGTGGACGCAGGCCTGTTCGGACGGGGCGGGCCGGAAAGCGTTCTTCCCGATCTGAGGCTTCGCGTGGAGGAATGGTTACGGCAGATACGCTCGCTGCCGAAGGGGAGGATCTAGATGCCCAAAGTCGCGGCCAGTCGTTTTCACCCCGAGCCTGACGCGCTGAAGCCCTCCTACCTGCTCCTCGGTTCGGACAGCGTGGCGGTGCTGCGGGTCTTGCGTGACCTACTCCGCGTCGCGGCGGGAGCGGAAGATGCAGCCGATATCGAGCGGCTGGATGCGGAGCCAGGCGTTGCAGCCCGCGTGGCCGAGTGCGCCGCGACCCCCGCTTTCTTCTCGTCGGCTCGCACCATCGTCCTCCGAAGGGCCTCGCGCCTGACGAGCGACGAGGCGGGCAAGCTGGCCAAGGTGCTGGCTGACATCCCAACACACGCCTGCGTGGTCGTGTGCATGGATCCAGACCCCGCGACGGATGCCCGCACTAGCGAGCGATCCTCTGCGGCAGAGAAAGCCCTCGTCGGCGCAGTCGAGAAGAAGGGTGTGGTGGTGGACTGCTCGCCGCCCGAAGCCTCCCAAGGTCGGCAGCGGCTGATCGAACTCGCCGCCGAACGTTCCGTCATGCTGCCTGGACGCGTCGCCGACCTGCTGTGGAGGATGTGCAACCAAGACTTCGCCGAAGCCAGGGCACAGCTGGACAAGCTGATCGAGTATGCATCCGAGGGCGCCGACATCTCGGACGAGGACGTTCGGGCACTGGTAACCGAGAAGCGCCAGGCGCAGATCTTCGCCTTTACGGACAGTGTGACGGACGGGGACCTGGGCGCGGCGCTCGGCCACCTGGACGTACTGCTCGCCTCGCGGTCCAGGCCGGAAGAAGCCGCGATGCAGAGCGTGCTGCCGCATCTCAGCCGCCAGTTCCGCCTTCTGTGGCAAGCCCGGGCGCTGCTGGATCGAAAAGTACCGGTGGAGCGGTGGGGCGATCACGCGAGCGACCCGCTTCTCCCACGAGAACAGAACCTCGGGGCGCTCGCCGTTCGCAGCCGGAGCGTGGCGGCGAAGTACGCGCGCTTGGCCAAAGGGCTCACCTATGAGCGTATCGGCTGGGCTTTGGGCCGCATCGCCGAAGCCGACGCCGCGCTAAAGGGCATGGGGAGCGGAACCTCCACCCCGGAGATCCTGGGACGCCTGGTCGCCGACCTTTGCACCCTTTCTTCACGGCCAAGCGGAAAAACTTTGGCCGCCCGTTGAACCTGGTGCAGGCTGATTGCTGCTGATGCGCGAGAGCGCTTGTTGACAATCCCTGAGTTTTGGACTATCATACTGATGCTTTTTCGGTGCTTTTTTGGGAGTGGTCCACAAAATGGAACAGGACGAGTTTCTGACGGTCGCACAGGCCGCTCAGTTCTTGCAGTTGAGTCAGTCGAGCATCCGATCCTACATCCGGCAAGGCGCTCTGTCCGCCTATCGCGTGGCGGGCAGAAGGCGGGTTCTGATCCCCAGAAGGGAGTTGCTCGGGCTGCTGATCCCAGCACGCTCCGACCGCAGACTCCGCCAAGATGTGGGCTGAACTAAAGGAACTCTGGCGATACCGAGAGTTACTTCTGACCTTCGTTCTTAGGGACCTCAGGGTCCGGTATAAGAACTCGGCGCTGGGCTTCTTCTGGTCGCTGCTGAATCCCCTTGCCACCGTTCTGGTGATGACGGTGGTGTTCAAACACATCATGGGGTTTTCCAACCCCAACTATTCTGCTTACCTGCTGGCGGCCTACCTGCCATGGGTGTTCTTTCAAATGACGCTCATGGACTCGTCGCAGTGCATCCTGCTGAACATGCCGGTTATCCGCAAGGTGTACTTCCCACGCGAGATACTGCCGCTGACCGCCGTGTGCGCGAACCTAGTGCACTTCCTGCTCGCGCTTCTCGTGTTCTTCTGCTACCTGCTGGTGGTTTGGCTGCTCAACCCGCAGATTAGTCCCTTCACTTGGAAGGCGCTCTGGGTATTCCCACTGATCCTAGGACATGGGGCACTCGCGGCAGGCCTGGCGCTGTTCGTCTCGGCCCTGAACACCTTCTATGAGGACGTGAAGTACATTCTCGGGGTGCTCCTGTACCTGCTGTTCTTCTTGTGCCCGGTGATCTACTTTAGCGAGAACGTGGCGAACTCGCAGCTCATCGCACCGGAACATCGGCGGGCCGTGTACGTCGCGTATCACCTCAACCCGGTGGCGATGTACCTGACCGCGTATCGTAAGGTGCTACTGCCGGAGCAGGGCGTTCAGATGCGAACGGTGCGCGGCACGGACAGCTTCCAGGCGTTACCACTGGAGGGCGGGTTGCTGGCGAGTGCGGCGGGCGTCTCGGTGGTCGCACTGGTGGGAGGATACGCTTACTTCAATCGGCGCAAGTGGGAGTTCGTGGAGCGCCCATGAGCCTGGCCATTCACGCCGAAGGGCTGTGCAAGGACTTCGTGGTCACCCACCAGGCTTACGGCTCGCTGAAGGGCCTGCTACTGTCCTTCCTGCCCCGGCGGCGGGAGAAGGTGAGGGCCCTGGATACCCTTGACCTGTGTATCCAATCCGGCGAAACGGTGGCCGTGGTCGGAAAGAACGGCGCGGGCAAGAGTACGCTTTTGGGCGTCATCGCCAGGGTGTATCGGCCAAGCTCCGGACGGATCACGGTGAGCGGACGCGTCGCGCCGCTGCTGGAGCTGGGTGCAGGCTTTCACCCGGACCTGACCGGCGTGGAGAACGTGTTCTTCAACGGCGTGATCCTGGGCCTTACCCGGCGTGAGGTGGCGGCGCGGCTGGACGAGATCGTGGCCTTCGCAGACCTGCGCGAGTACATAGACGCTCCCATACGCACCTACTCCTCCGGAATGCTGATGCGGCTTGGCTTTGCTGTGGCGACGCACGTGGACGCCGACATCCTGCTAGTAGACGAGGTGCTGGCGGTCGGGGACCTGGAGTTCCAGGCAAAGTGCTACGCCAAAATCGCGGAGTTCCAGCGCGAGGGAAAGACGATCCTCTTCGTCTCCCATGACCTCGACGCTGTCTCCAAAACCGCCCCTCGCACCGTCTGGCTCGACTCCGGCCACCTCCGCCTGGACGGCCCGACGGGAGATGTCTTGTCTGCGTACGCCGCAGCCAGGTCGCAACCTCCGCCCCTCACCACCGCAAGAGGTGAGGGATAGAAAGATACGGTGGCACTCAGGCACTGTCCAAGCTTGGACGGGGTCTCTCTACTCCTGCCGTTCTGCACCCCGCTGCCTGCGAAACCGGGCCCGGCGGACGAGCGGCACCGTGAAGATACACACCCCGGACACCCCAAGTCCGAACAGGAGCACGGCGACCAAGGGAAGCCAGTAGCGCCTGATCGCCGTTCCGACGATGCTGAGGTCGTGAATGTCCTCGGTGAACTGGTCCAGCCGAAAGGCGCGCTGCACCACCCGGCCCGTTGCCCCGTCCACCTGCACCTCGTGGTAGCCGCGCTTGCTCAGGACCTTGAATATGTTGCTCTTGGGTCGGTAGTCAATGCGATCGATGTCTTCCCTGCGCTGTAGCTCGGGAATGCCCAGCGCAAAGGCGGCTCTTGCTGCCTGTTCCACGCTGATCACCTCGTTCAGACCCTCCACATTCGAGGCCTTTGCCTCGGACGGACGAATCCAAGGGAAGACGTCCTTCGTGGCCAAGAGGAACCCGGTCGCAGCGATGACGACGAGAAACAAGGATGCGACGACCCCTGCCCAACGGTGAAGAGCGCGCAGGCGGTGATACATGACTAGATGTGCTTCCCCCCGACGCGACAGTTCTGCATCGAGGGATTATCCCCCAAGAACGCTTCTCGGAACCCGTGGCCCCTGGCCACAGCGCGACGATTACACTGCCATAGGCTCGGCCATAGGCTCGAGCAGCCAGAAAGCTGAACCGCACTCCCCTCGTCTGTCCACTCCGCATCGTGGCTCTGGGCTATACCCCACACGGTCTCGCTCCATCGGTAGCAGCAAGCAACCTTTGTCGCAGGACGTCTATTCCT
Coding sequences within it:
- a CDS encoding ABC transporter ATP-binding protein, which translates into the protein MSLAIHAEGLCKDFVVTHQAYGSLKGLLLSFLPRRREKVRALDTLDLCIQSGETVAVVGKNGAGKSTLLGVIARVYRPSSGRITVSGRVAPLLELGAGFHPDLTGVENVFFNGVILGLTRREVAARLDEIVAFADLREYIDAPIRTYSSGMLMRLGFAVATHVDADILLVDEVLAVGDLEFQAKCYAKIAEFQREGKTILFVSHDLDAVSKTAPRTVWLDSGHLRLDGPTGDVLSAYAAARSQPPPLTTARGEG
- a CDS encoding ABC transporter permease: MWAELKELWRYRELLLTFVLRDLRVRYKNSALGFFWSLLNPLATVLVMTVVFKHIMGFSNPNYSAYLLAAYLPWVFFQMTLMDSSQCILLNMPVIRKVYFPREILPLTAVCANLVHFLLALLVFFCYLLVVWLLNPQISPFTWKALWVFPLILGHGALAAGLALFVSALNTFYEDVKYILGVLLYLLFFLCPVIYFSENVANSQLIAPEHRRAVYVAYHLNPVAMYLTAYRKVLLPEQGVQMRTVRGTDSFQALPLEGGLLASAAGVSVVALVGGYAYFNRRKWEFVERP
- a CDS encoding transglutaminase domain-containing protein, with amino-acid sequence MRSTLSRLPDYLATWVFMAAAIVALHAALEAPGEGLRVAGLLGVGCLVSLVLRLAGSAAGVLFLGPYVCGVLGAIGWIAPYPIGAEMSDFAAVHLAVGARVVWLLVLRSFVMVTDGDMLFQAVPSMALLGIAATYSDAAWLPLLFLVFLAGAVFALSRSHIRAIGAGRVHRSVAAGPVYALTGAAVVAGVAFVLAPLVGLGVEKLVPARVFIGPGPRQAVTLPTAGDAAELEIGVGGHSSTDLQVLRVRADRPLYLRERAFHDYNGMGWRSGVIGPQTVFPSTPGVFDLNLGFRLDDTLAREEVSYEVEVTRGSHQMLYLAGEPTEVEIDSPVLFFAFRDFVRPNRDMLAGERYRAHSAVPLHRRLGNAGAERRRFALRYMQLPETRSPELRALATRVTARARNDYQRVQMLRDYISRTCGYTLQDAPLNSRTDRVSEFLFERKKGYCDSFASALAVLCRELRLPARVVRGYAPGDFDRNSGTYVIREKHLHLWTEVLFEGVGWVIFDATEGARNLDEEAGPAAALAADQEFWRSPWWSLVLDVAIGLIAAYILLSLWIARLRATRVQDARSAVGRQYARFLRSLRRVGLPSREPHLTPIEHLRFIEPHLPPSLAPLAAAVVEGVDAGLFGRGGPESVLPDLRLRVEEWLRQIRSLPKGRI
- a CDS encoding PepSY domain-containing protein is translated as MYHRLRALHRWAGVVASLFLVVIAATGFLLATKDVFPWIRPSEAKASNVEGLNEVISVEQAARAAFALGIPELQRREDIDRIDYRPKSNIFKVLSKRGYHEVQVDGATGRVVQRAFRLDQFTEDIHDLSIVGTAIRRYWLPLVAVLLFGLGVSGVCIFTVPLVRRARFRRQRGAERQE
- the holA gene encoding DNA polymerase III subunit delta; translation: MPKVAASRFHPEPDALKPSYLLLGSDSVAVLRVLRDLLRVAAGAEDAADIERLDAEPGVAARVAECAATPAFFSSARTIVLRRASRLTSDEAGKLAKVLADIPTHACVVVCMDPDPATDARTSERSSAAEKALVGAVEKKGVVVDCSPPEASQGRQRLIELAAERSVMLPGRVADLLWRMCNQDFAEARAQLDKLIEYASEGADISDEDVRALVTEKRQAQIFAFTDSVTDGDLGAALGHLDVLLASRSRPEEAAMQSVLPHLSRQFRLLWQARALLDRKVPVERWGDHASDPLLPREQNLGALAVRSRSVAAKYARLAKGLTYERIGWALGRIAEADAALKGMGSGTSTPEILGRLVADLCTLSSRPSGKTLAAR
- a CDS encoding helix-turn-helix domain-containing protein, which translates into the protein MEQDEFLTVAQAAQFLQLSQSSIRSYIRQGALSAYRVAGRRRVLIPRRELLGLLIPARSDRRLRQDVG